The genome window GCCCCGGCTGCGCCAAAATTGCCTGCCTGTCTGCCGCCAAAGGTAGCACCATGAGCCTGTGCACAATCTTCAATCAGCACTAAGCCCTTATCCTTGGCAATAGTGGTTAAACTGGCCATATCGCAGGGGGTGCCGTAGAGGTGAACTACCAGTAGAGCTTTGACCCCCGGCATTTGAGCTGCCGCTTCCACAGCCAGGGGATCGATGTTTAAAGTAGCAGGTTCAATATCTACAAAAACAGGGATCGCGCCGCAAAATAGAATGGCATTGGCGGTGGCAGCAAAGGTAAAGGGGGTGGTGATCACCTTGTCCCCCGGTTGAACCCCGGCCGCCAACAAGGCTAAATGGAGGGCTGTTGTGCCGGAAGAAGTTGCAACAGCATATTTTGCTCCCACAAAATCGGCAAAGGATGTTTCGAACCGGTTAACCATCTCCCCGCTAGCCAGCTGACCAGACTCCAGCACAGCCCGCACTGCATTTTGTTCCTCTTCCCCAACTAAAGGCTTGACGACAGGAATCATTCTGGATTTCCTCCTTTTAGTTCTCCCAGTCAAAAATAATAATGGTTTGCCCGCCAGGGCCAGGCTTTGTAAGGGATCTAATTCAAGTTAAGCCAGGCTGACAAGGATTGGGGCACCGTGGCTGTCTAATGATTGCTGGGCTAGTTCGGCCACTTTGGTTACCCACAGGGCATCGGTCTTGCCAGTAATTGGTTCCGCGCCGGACTTGATGCATTCAAAAAAGTGCTGGCATTGTTTCAGTAAAGGTTCCTGCAGTTGAACTGCGGGCAAATGGATGTCGCCATAACGAGGGACAAACTGGTAGTTGCCTGCTCCAGCTTCGATCGGCTCATAAAAACTGGTCATTCCGCGATCGAAAACCCAAATTTTGTCTTGATTCTGGACATCGTCAAAAACTACAGTCTGCCGATCACCAATTAAGGTGGCTTTGCGGGTTTTTGCGGACTCTAGCCAACTGGCATGGATCTGCGCCATGACATTTCCCGGAAACTTAAGGTTGATAAAAACAACATCATGAATTCCCGGTTGTAAGTAGCATCCTCCCTGAGCGCTGATGGATTGAGGCTCCTTTTCTAAGAGAAAACGCAGCATGGCTAATTCGTGAATTGCCAGGTCCCACAGGATGTTAACATCCTGGCGGACAATCCCTAAATTGCTTCTGGAAAAGTAGGCGTATAACAAATTGCCTATTTTGCCATCATGCAAATAATTTTTAACCCATTGCAAGGCGGAATTGTATTCCATCACATGACCAACCATCAGGACTTTATTCTTTTCTTCAGCTGCTTGAAATAACTGCTGAATGTCAGTTAATTTAACCGCGCAGGGTTTTTCTACGAGAACATTTTTTCCCCTCTGAAGGGCTGCCATTACTAAGGGAAAGTGACTTGCTGGAGGAGTTGCAATTACAACCGCCTCTATCTCCGGGTCGTTTGCCACTTCCTGCCAGTTGGTGGTGAATGAAACCTGGGGATAATCTTTGCTCAATGCGGCCAGTCGGCTGGGGTTATTATCACAGCAATATTTGACCTTGACCCCATCTAAACTGGTTAATACCCGCAAGTAGTTTTGGCCCCACCTGCCAGCCCCGATTAATCCAAATTGCATTAGAATTCCCCTCTCCTGTGGTAAACCGAATTGCTAAATGTCATCTTTCAATGCAAGGAGCGTTCCGCCATAATCACCCAGGCGAGCCTGACAAACACCTTCCATATAAGCAACTTTAGATATTGCTTCCTGGTTTTCTCCTGCTTCTGCCGCGGCCATTTTCAAATAATCCATGGAAACAGCATGTTCACCAGTGCTCGTAAAGATATCTGCCAGCAGCATATAAGCGTTTACATCAGGCAAAGTAAAGCAGCTCTCTAGTTGTTGTTTTACCTTCTCAATGGGCAGGGTGCGGCGCAGGATGCCTGCGAGGGCATAAAGAGGCAAGTGGAATTTAGGGTTTGCTGCCAAAGCCTGCCGGTAGGATGCGGCGGCCTGCTCATCGGCTCCTGTTGCTTCCAAAGCTTTGCCCAGACGGTAGTGAGCGTGATACCCACCCATGCCATGGGTACTGGAATAGTAAATTGGCGCCTCGCCCATGGTCAAACAGCTGCTAAAGGCTTGTGCTGCTGCACCATAATTTTCCTGTTCCATAAATATTTCGCCTTTTAAAAACTGTAAATCGGTAAAATTGGGGTATTCAATCATTGCCTGATCAATTAGCTGCAAGCCCTGCTCAAATTGTTGCAACTCTTTTAAGCAAATGACCATTTTTAGCACTAGATCAGAGGTGTAGTTTTGGCCGGGCTGATAGGACAGTTCTAATTGTTCCAACGCGTTAGCGTACTGGCCAAGGTTCAGCAGTTCAACTCCCAGGCTGTAGCGCAAAAATCTATTGTCTTTATCCTCTGAGAGTGCATGGCGTATTATGGCCAGGTTGCGCTCAGATTTATTTTTTTTAAGCACGGTGGAGGTTAAATGGCCGTAGTGGAAAATTCGAATTGGAGCAATCTTCACCGCCCCTTCACCAGCGACTGCAATGATTTGGTCCACAACCTGCTCGTGGAGTGTCCTTTTAAAACGGTATTGAGGGCGATTGCGAAACAGCCGGCATACCAGATCGGTGATGAAATCATGACCAAGCTCTGGGTGTCCGTAGTAGTTAATTAA of Syntrophomonadaceae bacterium contains these proteins:
- a CDS encoding Gfo/Idh/MocA family oxidoreductase encodes the protein MQFGLIGAGRWGQNYLRVLTSLDGVKVKYCCDNNPSRLAALSKDYPQVSFTTNWQEVANDPEIEAVVIATPPASHFPLVMAALQRGKNVLVEKPCAVKLTDIQQLFQAAEEKNKVLMVGHVMEYNSALQWVKNYLHDGKIGNLLYAYFSRSNLGIVRQDVNILWDLAIHELAMLRFLLEKEPQSISAQGGCYLQPGIHDVVFINLKFPGNVMAQIHASWLESAKTRKATLIGDRQTVVFDDVQNQDKIWVFDRGMTSFYEPIEAGAGNYQFVPRYGDIHLPAVQLQEPLLKQCQHFFECIKSGAEPITGKTDALWVTKVAELAQQSLDSHGAPILVSLA